The genomic segment AACGAAATGATCATGAAGAAATTATTTACAGGCATCATACTTATTGTTCTGGCTGCAGCGCTTGCCGCATGTGGTCAGGACAACGGATCGGATGCAGGAACTGGAAATCTTGCCGATCAGGTCAGGGAGCGGGGCGTTCTCAAAGTTGGAACGGAAGGGACTTACGCGCCCTATACTTACCATGACAGTAAAAGCAATAAACTGGTCGGCTTTGACGTAGATGTGATCCGTGAAGCAGGAAAACGGATGGGTGTCAAAGTAGCATTTAATGAATCAAACTGGGATTCTCTTTTTGCCGGACTGAATGCGAAAAGATTCGATACGATTGCCAATGATGTCGGAGTGACGCCAGACCGTCAGAAAAAATATGACTTTTCAAGGGCATATTCGACATCACAGTCCGTCATTGTCACAAGAAAGGACAATCATAAAATAAATGCACTTAAAGATTTGAAGGGTGTCAAAGTTGCTCAGGGGTTATCAAGCAATTACGGTGAAATGACGAAAAAGGCAGGAGCGGTCATCACGGGTCAGGATGATTTGTCAAAAGCCCTGAAACTGGTCAGTCAGGGCAGAGTTGAAGCGACTGTTAACGATCAGGGAGCGGTCCTGCAGTACTTTAAAACAACAGGGGATAAGAATTTGAAGATAGCCGCCGTTATCCCGTCAAATGCAGCTGACATTGCTTTTCCGGTAGTGAAAGATAGCGGGCTGGATAAGGTGCTCTCAGAGCAGCTTGAAGCGATGAAGAAAGATGGGACATTAAAGCAGATATCCGAAAAATATTTCGGAAAGGATATCAGTAAATAATGTTTTCCCTTGTAACAGGCACGATCACCATAGACTGGGAGCTGGCTGCGCAGTCTTTCTGGCCGCTTCTGCAGGGAGGGTTAGTCTATACCCTGCCGCTGGCTGTGATTTCCTTTTTCTTCGGATTGATCATCGCAATTTGTATGGCCATTTTCCGTCTGTCGCATAATTGGCTGCTACAGCGTATTGCCCGGGTCTATATCTCAATTATTCGCGGGACTCCGCTGCTTGTTCAGCTGGCGATCATTTTCTACGGACTGCCTGATCTTGGAATCAGAGTCAGCCCCTTTCCGGGGGCAATCATTGCTCTGTCGCTGAATGTCGGCGGTTATGCAGCTGAGACGATCCGTGCTTCGATCCTTTCGGTGCCGAGGGGTCAGTGGGAAGCCGGCTATACAATTGGGATGGGTTATGCCCAGACGCTGCGTCGGATTATTTTGCCCCAGGCAGCTCGTGTGTCGATTCCGCCTTTGTCGAATACATTTATCGGTCTGGTTAAAGATACGTCACTGGCTTCCACGATTACGGTAACGGAGCTATTCCGGAGAGCTCAGGAAATTACCGCGACGAGTTATGATTTTCTGCTGCTCTATTCCGAAGCGGCGCTGATTTACTGGCTATTCTGTTTCGTGCTTTCCATTATACAGGGACGCATTGAGTCAAGACTCGACCGGTTTACGGAACGGAATTAATGGAGGTGGATGAATATGCTGCTCAAGGTCAGCGGCATCGAAAAATCATTCTCAGGTAAACGGGTACTCAAGGGCATTGATTTCTCACTTGATGAGGGAAAGGTCCTGGTTATCATAGGCCCGTCCGGATCGGGGAAAACGACCATTCTGCGCAGTCTTAATCTGCTCGAGGTGCCGGAGAAGGGTCAGCTGCAGATTGATCATCTGCAGGTCAGATTCGGTCAGCCGATCAATCAGAAGATGATCAGAACCATCCGGCGTAAATCAGCCATGGTTTTCCAGAGTTTCAACCTGTTTCCGCATAAAACGGTCCTGGAAAATGTGATCGAGGGACCTGTCCAGGTCCAGAAGAAACCTGAAAAGGAAGCCATTCAGGAGGCAAATGAGATCCTGGAAAAAGTCGGTCTTGGGCAGCACAGGGATAAGTATCCGTATCAGCTTTCCGGCGGACAGCAGCAGCGGGTCGGTATTGCCCGGGCGGTTGCTCTAAAGCCGAAACTGCTGCTCTTTGACGAACCAACTTCTGCCCTGGATCCGGAACTGGTTTCCGATGTCCTGGGTGTCATGAAAAACCTGGCAAAAGACGGATGGACGATGGTCATTGTGACACATGAGCTGAGGTTTGCCGGAAAGGTAGCGGATGAAGTGCTGTTTGTTGATGACGGGATGATCCTGGAACGGGGGACGCCTGAAGCTGTTTTCAATCATCCGCAGCATGAACGGACCAGGCAATTCCTCAGCAGAGTGCTGAAAAATATGTAATCTGTTTAGACTGGCAGTCCGGAAAACCTTCCGGACTTTTTTCTTTATACGCGGAAATGGTACAGACCGTCCATAGTACCCGAATTCCTGTTTGTAGACATGCCTGCAATCAGGTATAATCGCTTATATATATTTTATTACGGAGGTGACTGATTTGGAGATAAATAAGAGACAGGCCATGAATGTGGCTATGGGAGCTGCCTTTCTCATGGCCATGTCGGCAGTGGGTCCCGGTTTTCTGACACAAACAGCAGCTTTTACCGGGCAGCTTGGCGCGGACTTTGGATTTGCCATATTAGTCTGTATTTTAGTGGACATAGGCGTTCAGCTGAATATCTGGCGGATCATCGTCATATCCGGGAAAAAAGCGCAGACGATTGCTAATGATCTGGTCCCCGGTCTCGGTTTTCTGCTGACGGTTCTGATTGTCATCGGCGGATTAACGTTCAATATTGGCAACGTTGGCGGTGTCGGCCTGAGCTTTAATGTACTCTTTGGCATGACACCGGAAAACGGGGCATTAATCGGCGGGATCATTGCTCTGGTGATTTTCCTTGTGCGTCATGCGTTAACGGTGATGGATCGGACTGTTCAGGTACTCGCCGTGATTACCGTTCTGTTACTGGTCTATATTCTGGCCGTCAATGCCCCTCCGGCGGGTGAAGCCATCACCCATTCATTTGTTCCGACAACTTTTGACTTTTATTCAATTGTCACCATTGTTGGCGGGACCGTCGGGGGGTATATCTCTTTCTCCGGTGGTCACCGGCTGCTCGAAGGTGGATTAAAGGGAAAAGAGAGTATTCCTTATATTAACCGTGGTGCTCTGACCGGGATCAGCGTTGCCTCTGTCGTCCGCATCATGCTGTTTCTGGCCGCATTAGCCGTAATCGCTGACGGATATAAACTCAATCCGCTTAATCCGGCGGCCAGTATTTTTCAACATTCTGCGGGGGACTTTGGCTATAAGTTCTTCGGCATCATTTTGTTTGCAGCCAGTCTGACCTCGGTTCTTGGGTCGACCTTTACATCAGTGTCCTTTCTGGATTATTCTAAATCTGAGGATAACAACAGTATTTTCAAAAGGATCCGTCCTTATCTGATTATTTTCTTTATCATCTTTTCGACCGCTGTTTTCTATTTTATTGGGAACCCGGCAAAAGTTCTCGTTGTTGTCGGTGCGATTAACGGGCTGATTCTTCCGATTGCTCTGGCAATTCTTCTGATTGCAGCGACCCGAAAGAAAATTATGGGGAAAGCTTACAGACATCCTCTGTGGCTCTCTATTTTCGGCTGGATTATTGTTGTGTTCATGGCCTATGCCGGCATTCAATCCGTGATCAAAGGGTTTTCGAATCTATTCT from the Sporolactobacillus sp. Y61 genome contains:
- a CDS encoding transporter substrate-binding domain-containing protein — translated: MKKLFTGIILIVLAAALAACGQDNGSDAGTGNLADQVRERGVLKVGTEGTYAPYTYHDSKSNKLVGFDVDVIREAGKRMGVKVAFNESNWDSLFAGLNAKRFDTIANDVGVTPDRQKKYDFSRAYSTSQSVIVTRKDNHKINALKDLKGVKVAQGLSSNYGEMTKKAGAVITGQDDLSKALKLVSQGRVEATVNDQGAVLQYFKTTGDKNLKIAAVIPSNAADIAFPVVKDSGLDKVLSEQLEAMKKDGTLKQISEKYFGKDISK
- a CDS encoding amino acid ABC transporter permease, which gives rise to MFSLVTGTITIDWELAAQSFWPLLQGGLVYTLPLAVISFFFGLIIAICMAIFRLSHNWLLQRIARVYISIIRGTPLLVQLAIIFYGLPDLGIRVSPFPGAIIALSLNVGGYAAETIRASILSVPRGQWEAGYTIGMGYAQTLRRIILPQAARVSIPPLSNTFIGLVKDTSLASTITVTELFRRAQEITATSYDFLLLYSEAALIYWLFCFVLSIIQGRIESRLDRFTERN
- a CDS encoding amino acid ABC transporter ATP-binding protein, with amino-acid sequence MLKVSGIEKSFSGKRVLKGIDFSLDEGKVLVIIGPSGSGKTTILRSLNLLEVPEKGQLQIDHLQVRFGQPINQKMIRTIRRKSAMVFQSFNLFPHKTVLENVIEGPVQVQKKPEKEAIQEANEILEKVGLGQHRDKYPYQLSGGQQQRVGIARAVALKPKLLLFDEPTSALDPELVSDVLGVMKNLAKDGWTMVIVTHELRFAGKVADEVLFVDDGMILERGTPEAVFNHPQHERTRQFLSRVLKNM
- a CDS encoding NRAMP family divalent metal transporter, translating into MNVAMGAAFLMAMSAVGPGFLTQTAAFTGQLGADFGFAILVCILVDIGVQLNIWRIIVISGKKAQTIANDLVPGLGFLLTVLIVIGGLTFNIGNVGGVGLSFNVLFGMTPENGALIGGIIALVIFLVRHALTVMDRTVQVLAVITVLLLVYILAVNAPPAGEAITHSFVPTTFDFYSIVTIVGGTVGGYISFSGGHRLLEGGLKGKESIPYINRGALTGISVASVVRIMLFLAALAVIADGYKLNPLNPAASIFQHSAGDFGYKFFGIILFAASLTSVLGSTFTSVSFLDYSKSEDNNSIFKRIRPYLIIFFIIFSTAVFYFIGNPAKVLVVVGAINGLILPIALAILLIAATRKKIMGKAYRHPLWLSIFGWIIVVFMAYAGIQSVIKGFSNLF